A window of Pullulanibacillus sp. KACC 23026 genomic DNA:
TAATTCGATCTGCTAAAAGTTTGGGTTTTTGCACAGTCCAGCGTTTGTTCTTAGTTGATACTGATGCAGTCCAAAACGGGTTGCAGATTGCCAAGGAATTTCAGCCTGATTTTATTGAGGTTATGCCAGGGCTTATCTCATGTGTCTTTGGAAAAATTAAGCAAACCATTGATATCCCATTGATTACAGGAGGACTCATTAGCGATGAGGAGCAGATCCAAAAAGCCATCAATCATGGTGCGCTAGCCGTTTCAACAAGCCGACTTAAGCTAGGTCAAGCTTTTTTAGATAAGGGGTCTGACCCCTCAAAAGCTTCAAAGGGTTTTCTGCTTAATATATAGAGGGGGGTCTGACCCCCTAAAGAAGGAGCGGTGATGAGGATGGATAAGATGGTGGTTGCGAGGGCGCAGGGTGGTGTGGTGATGAGGGCGAGGAGTTCGCGGTTGTATCGCTTTACCCATTGGCCGTTCTTGCTGCCAGCTATGTTTTTTATCACGGTTTTTGTTTTTGTGCCAGCCATTTATGTGATTTATTTGAGCTTATTGAATTGGAACTTGTTGAGTTCGACTCCAAAGTTTGTTGGTCTGAAAAATTATGCTTTTTTGTTTCATGATACCTACTTCTTAACAGCGCTGAGGAATTCTGGGTTGGTGAGCGCGTCTATGGTGGTAGTCGCTCTTCCGCTCGGACTTGGTCTCGCGCTCTTAGCGGATATGGGCTTAAAGGGGACGCGCGTCTATCGAACGATCATTTTTACGCCTTATGTTATTCCGCTTGTGGCTTCTGGGCTGATTTGGTCGCTTCTCTTTGGTGACAGCGGGCTGATTAATCATCTTCTTGGTCTATTCGGAATCTCAGGTCCGAAATGGTTAGGCACTCAGCCTTATGCGCTGATCAGCATCATGGTTGTGACCATCTGGCAGTTTACGGGCTACTACATGTTGATTTTTCTTGGGGGTCTTCAGGGCGTTCCAATGGTTTTGAAAGAGGCAGCGCGAGTGGATGGAGCAGGAAATTGGGGCGTTTTTAAAACGGTGACGCTTCCGTCTCTGACACCCAGCCTTTTCTTTGCGGTCGTGGTCTGTATCATTCAATCGCTTCAGACGTTTGATCAAGTGTACATTATGACCAAAGGCGGTCCGGACGGCTCAACGACCACGCTCGTTTATTACATATTCCAGCAAGGATTTGGCATGTATAACATTGGCCCTGCGACAGCTGCTTCGGTTATCCTGCTTTTGATTCTTGGCTTTTTAACCTTTATTCAATTGCGAG
This region includes:
- a CDS encoding glycerol-3-phosphate responsive antiterminator — translated: MEEKDRILEVLRREQIIFSIKTPKALDHFLESDITIGFLLEGSINNLQNYVKVLKNRNKIVFLHLEKVQGIRVDFEGLQFLSHYIKPHGIITTKKQLIRSAKSLGFCTVQRLFLVDTDAVQNGLQIAKEFQPDFIEVMPGLISCVFGKIKQTIDIPLITGGLISDEEQIQKAINHGALAVSTSRLKLGQAFLDKGSDPSKASKGFLLNI
- a CDS encoding sugar ABC transporter permease, encoding MDKMVVARAQGGVVMRARSSRLYRFTHWPFLLPAMFFITVFVFVPAIYVIYLSLLNWNLLSSTPKFVGLKNYAFLFHDTYFLTALRNSGLVSASMVVVALPLGLGLALLADMGLKGTRVYRTIIFTPYVIPLVASGLIWSLLFGDSGLINHLLGLFGISGPKWLGTQPYALISIMVVTIWQFTGYYMLIFLGGLQGVPMVLKEAARVDGAGNWGVFKTVTLPSLTPSLFFAVVVCIIQSLQTFDQVYIMTKGGPDGSTTTLVYYIFQQGFGMYNIGPATAASVILLLILGFLTFIQLRVSQRWVVEE